The DNA segment AGCGGCATCGACAGGTTTGCAGAAATTAGTAGACAGCTAGACTAAGCTCAACCAAGCTTGATTGATCTGCTTTTTGTTTTGACGCAATTTAAAAATCCTTTTGCAGGCGGCCGTCGTTGATTCCGCCCATGGCTTTCCAGGTTGCAGGATCGATGGCTTCAGAAATAAAGTGCACTGAGGCGTCGGCGAAGGCAACGTTGGCGCCACCTATGTGCAAGCTGCCGATGGCATATTCGGTCTGCTTGGAAGCGCCGCCGCAACTGCCCGCCGTGGTGCTGGGGATCACCGAATTAATTAAATAGGCGCCGCCGTTGTCGGTGTTGTCGCCCACATTGGCCAGATACTGAGGAACGTAGCGTTCCTCAGTCGGGCCGGCCCAGAGCGAAGCCATTCGTCCGCGCGTGCCGCAGGGCTTGGTGTAATTGCTGAAATAGCTGCTGTCGCGCTCGCCCAGCATTAACGTTTTGCTGGTGCCATCGGTAATGTCTTTGATTTTCGTTTTGCTGTTATAATAGAAAACGCCCATGGTGTCGGTTGAAACGGGCGGCAGCATGGTATCCCAGGTGTAGGCAAACGGAGCGGTTCCTGTGCCACTAAGCGTATCTTCCGCATAGGCGCCGCGATTGCCGGCCACGCCAACGTAATTCGATTTTGCGGCGATGTCCTTTCCATAGGGCCTGGCCGCAGGGTCCATGCTATCGTACAAATTGTTCATCATTTGATTCGTCTGTCCCATGCCGCCGTCGCTAGGGCATTGATAAACATTCGGCGCATCTAAAACCGTGCTAGCGTAAACTCCGGAGGCGCCGCTATCTCGGCGATACATATCGACCGGCGAGCCAGCATTTTTCGATCGATCAAAGTTCTGCCAATCATAGTTCAACATTTTTGGGTCTGGAGTGCTGCCGTCCGTGCCGCTCTTGGTATAGGTGGCGCTGGCAGAAGTGAGGGCTTCGTAAATGGATTTTTCCTCAACAAACGGCAAAATGAATGCTCCCCAACCGAACGTTGCGTCGCCGTTATAAGTGCTTGGGCCCGCCTTGCTTGGATCCGTGCTCTTTTGATCTCTACCATTGACTCCTGGTGGAAAATGTTTGTCCGCATCGTGGAAGTTATGTAAGCCCAGGCCAATTTGCTTCAAATTATTAGTGCATTGGCTGCGGCGGGCGGCTTCACGCGCCGCTTGCACGGCGGGCAATAACAGCGCAATCAGAATGCCGATGATGGCAATCACCACGAGCAGTTCGACCAGCGTGAAGCCCCGGCGCGAGCGGTTCCTGGTCGACGTGACTGA comes from the Pirellulales bacterium genome and includes:
- a CDS encoding DUF1559 domain-containing protein, with the translated sequence MTAASVTSTRNRSRRGFTLVELLVVIAIIGILIALLLPAVQAAREAARRSQCTNNLKQIGLGLHNFHDADKHFPPGVNGRDQKSTDPSKAGPSTYNGDATFGWGAFILPFVEEKSIYEALTSASATYTKSGTDGSTPDPKMLNYDWQNFDRSKNAGSPVDMYRRDSGASGVYASTVLDAPNVYQCPSDGGMGQTNQMMNNLYDSMDPAARPYGKDIAAKSNYVGVAGNRGAYAEDTLSGTGTAPFAYTWDTMLPPVSTDTMGVFYYNSKTKIKDITDGTSKTLMLGERDSSYFSNYTKPCGTRGRMASLWAGPTEERYVPQYLANVGDNTDNGGAYLINSVIPSTTAGSCGGASKQTEYAIGSLHIGGANVAFADASVHFISEAIDPATWKAMGGINDGRLQKDF